Proteins encoded in a region of the Capricornis sumatraensis isolate serow.1 chromosome 12, serow.2, whole genome shotgun sequence genome:
- the RBM26 gene encoding RNA-binding protein 26 isoform X2, with product MVSKMIIENFEALKSWLSKTLEPICDADPSALAKYVLALVKKDKSEKELKALCIDQLDVFLQKETQIFVEKLFDAVNTKSYLPPPEQPSSGSLKVEFFQHQEKDIKKEEITKEEEREKKFSRRLNHSPPQSSSRYRENRSRDERKKDDRSRKRDYDRNPPRRDSYRDRYNRRRGRSRSYSRSRSRSWSKERLRDRDRDRSRTRSRSRTRSRERDLVKPKYDLDRADPLENNYTPVSSVPNISSGHYPVPTLSSTITVIAPTHHGNNTTESWSEFHEDQVDHNSYVRPPMPKKRCRDYDEKGFCMRGDMCPFDHGSDPVVVEDVNLPGMLPFPAQPPVVEGPPPPGLPPPPPILTPPPVNLRPPVPPPGPLPPSLPPVTGPPPPLPPLQPSGMDAPPNSATSSVPTVVTTGIHHQPPPAPPSLFTAVFVLPDTYDTDGYNPEAPSITNTSRPMYRHRVHAQRPNLIGLTSGDMDLPPREKPPNKSSMRIVVDSESRKRTIGSGEPGVPTKKTWFDKPNFNRTNSPGFQKKVQFGNENTKLELRKVPPELNNISKLNEHFSRFGTLVNLQVAYNGDPEGALIQFATYEEAKKAISSTEAVLNNRFIKVYWHREGSTQQLQTTSPKPLVQQPILPVVKQSVKERLGPVPSSTIEPAEAQSASSDLPQNVTKLSVKDRLGFVSKPSVSATEKVLSTSTGLTKTVYNPAALKAAQKTLLVSTSAVDNNEAQKKKQEALKLQQDVRKRKQEILEKHIETQKMLISKLEKNKAMKSEDKAEIMKTLEVLTKNITKLKDEVKAASPGRCLPKSIKTKTQMQKELLDTELDLYKKMQAGEEVTELRRKYTELQLEAAKRGILSSGRGRGVHSRGRGAAHGRGRGRGRGRGVPGHAVVDHRPRALEISAFTESDREDLLPHFAQYGEIEDCQIDDSSLHAVITFKTRAEAEAAAVHGARFKGQDLKLAWNKPITNISAVETEEVEPDEEEFQEESLVDDSLLQDDDEEEEDNESRSWRR from the exons CTGTGATGCAGATCCATCAGCCCTGGCAAAGTATGTTCTCGCTTTGGTAAAgaaagacaaaagtgaaaaagagttAAAGGCATTATGTATTGATCAACTGGATGTATTTCTTCAAAAAG AGACACAGATATTTGTGGAAAAACTTTTCGATGCTGTGAATACAAAGAGTTATCTACCTCCTCCAGAGCAGCCATCCTCAGGAAGCTTAAAGGTAGAATTTTTTCAGcaccaagaaaaagatataaaaaaagaagag ATCACAAAGGAGGAAGAGCGAGAGAAGAAGTTTTCTAGAAGGCTAAATCACAGTCCTCCTCAGTCAAGCTCCCGATACAGAGAAAATAG AAGTCGTGATGAGAGGAAAAAAGATGATCGTTCTCGCAAAAGAGATTATGATCGAAACCCTCCTCGAAGAGATTCATACAGAGACCGGTACAACAGAAGACGAGGGCGAAGTCGCAGTTACAGCAGGAGTCGGAGTCGAAGTTGGAGTAAAGAGAGGCTTCGTGACAGAGACAGGGATAGAAGCAGGACTAGAAGCAGGAGCAGGACACGAAGCAGGG AAAGGGATCTGGTAAAACCTAAGTATGACCTGGATAGAGCAGATCCGTTagaaaacaattatactccagtcTCTTCGGTACCTAATATTTCATCTGGCCACTACCCTGTACCTACTTTGAGCAGCACTATTACAGTAATTGCTCCTACTCATCATGGTAATAACACTACCGAAAGTTGGTCTGAATTTCATGAAGACCAGGTGGACCATAATTCATACGTAAGACCACCAATGCCAAAGAAACGGTGTAGAGACTATGATG AAAAGGGTTTCTGTATGAGAGGAGACATGTGCCCTTTTGATCATGGAAGTGACCCGGTAGTTGTAGAAGATGTCAATCTTCCTGGGATGCTGCCTTTCCCAGCACAGCCTCCTGTTGTTGAAGGACCACCTCCTCCTGGactccctccaccaccaccaattCTTACACCCCCGCCTGTGAATCTGAGACCCCCTGTGCCACCGCCAGGCCCATTACCACCCAGTCTGCCACCTGTCACAG GACCACCACCTCCACTTCCTCCTTTGCAACCATCTGGCATGGATGCTCCCCCAAACTCTGCAACCAGCTCTGTTCCTACTGTAGTAACAACTGGCATTCATCACCAGCCGCCTCCTGCTCCACCTTCTCTTTTTACTGCAG tttttGTATTACCAGATACATATGACACAGATGGCTACAATCCTGAAGCCCCAAGCATAACAAACACTTCCAGACCAATGTACAGACACAGAGTGCATGCACAAAGGCCCAACTTGATAGGGCTCACATCAGGGGATATGGATTTGCCACCCAGAG AAAAGCCTCCTAATAAAAGCAGTATGAGGATAGTAGTGGATTCAGAGTCAAGGAAAAGAACCATTGGTTCTGGGGAGCCTGGAGTTCCTACAAAGAAGACTTGGTTTGATAA ACCAAATTTTAATAGAACAAACAGCCCAGGCTTCCAGAAAAAGGTTCAGTTTGGAAATGAAAATACCAAACTTGAACTTAGAAAAGTTCCTCCAGAGTTAAATAATATCAGCAAACTTAATGAGCATTTTAGTCGATTTGGAACCTTGGTTAACTTGCAG GTTGCCTATAATGGGGATCCTGAAGGTGCCCTTATCCAGTTTGCAACATACGAAGAAGCAAAGAAAGCGATATCAAGTACAGAAGCAGTACTAAATAATCGCTTTATTAAAGTTTACTGGCACAGAGAAGGAAGCACCCAACAGTTGCAAACTACTTCTCCAAAG CCTTTAGTTCAGCAGCCCATTTTGCCTGTTGTGAAGCAGTCAGTCAAAGAGCGGTTGGGTCCAGTACCTTCAAGTACTATTGAACCAGCAGAAGCCCAGAGTGCCAGTTCAGACCTTCCTCAG aatgtAACTAAGTTATCTGTGAAGGACAGGTTGGGTTTTGTATCAAAGCCATCTGTTTCAGCAACTGAAAAG GTGTTGTCTACATCTACTGGCCTAACAAAAACGGTGTATAATCCAGCTGCTTTGAAGGCTGCACAAAAAACCTTACTTGTTTCCACTTCTGCAGTTGATAATAatgaagcacagaaaaaaaaGCAG GAGGCACTGAAACTTCAGCAAGAtgtaaggaaaaggaaacaagaaattttagaaaagcaCATTGAAACACAGAAG ATGTTAATTTCaaaactggagaaaaacaaagcaatgaAGTCTgaagataaagcagaaataatgaaAACTTTAGAGGTTTTGACTAAAAATATTACCAAGTTGAAAGATGAGGTCAAAGCTGCTTCTCCTGGACGCTGTCTTccaaaaagtataaaaactaAGACTCAG ATGCAGAAAGAGTTGCTTGACACAGAACTGGATTTATATAAGAAGATGCAAGCTGGAGAAGAAGTCACTGAACTTAGGAGAAAGTACACAGAATTACAGCTGGAG GCTGCCAAGCGAGGGATTCTTTCATCTGGTCGTGGTAGAGGAGTTCATTCAAGAGGTCGAGGTGCAGCTCACGGCCGAGGCAGGGGTCGAGGCCGAGGTCGGGGCGTGCCTGGTCATGCTGTGGTGGATCACCGTCCCAGGGCATTGGAGATTTCTGCATTTACAGAGAGTGATAGAGAAGATCTTCTTCCTCACTTTGCG caaTATGGTGAAATTGAAGATTGTCAGATTGATGACTCTTCACTTCATGCAGTAATTACATTCAAGACACGAGCAGAAGCTGAAGCA